The nucleotide window CGGTCTGCTTGGATCTCACACCGGTTGAAACCGGTATTCAGCGACGAGAAAACTGACACGTGGAAGTAGATTGGAACATGGTGAACAGTTGCAACCTGATGGTGATGTGCTTATTAGTTAAAAAAAGGGGGTGTAATTGATTAAGGAGCACTGGCTGATCtggaaactttttttaaaacaaaaaaaaaaacagtatcataaattttgaatttatggGAGGTGATTCCAcagaatttaaaaaattaagattctgaactaaatatttttaaaaattttaaaatttagtcgGAGATACGTGACTTCATAAATCCACcattgtttaaaaatttatgtcgctgaattttcaaatttaacaaTTCAATGATTGTAACATAATTGctctattaatttatttttttaactttttatgaTACTTATAAAAAAACAAGAGTATtcgattttcttattttttttatttaaatttaaattgattCTTATCAAATTCAAGTATTCCGGTATAGAAATATGAAATTTACAtatttacacataaaattttcattttgaatTGGTTTTACTTAACTACAGGTTGATTTGATTCTAAATGTTACATACTATAAACATAGGTAAAGCTAGGTATGTATATAGGAGTGCAATTGCACCCACacttattttttataaacaatGCAATTTCATAGTTAATTATTTTGTGCATCCATTACAACTTTAAATTGTGCATCCATTCTTTTTTATTGTTCCATTAATTagttaaaacatatatacaaagtacaaaaaggaacaaaatctaataaaaaaataaatttaacctTAAAtgttaagatatatttattttttctaactattgtagtaaaaatatttatttagaatGATATctgatattttcttataaaataatcTATAATTATgcaaaaatccaaaaaacatagatatttaaaataaaaaatatttaatatttaaattttatactacCTAACAGTGTTAAAAATCACTACAATTAAATTGTTTATAggaaatatagaaaacaaaacaCATGTAATCATAGTTCCGGAAATTTAAGTTTCTGTACCGGGTTCAAATCAATTTTTATCGAATCTAAGATCTATATAGATGGGTAAGACAATTagaccaaaatatatatatccatcAAAATTCAGTTCCAATTTTGTTTTTCGGATTCAAGTCAGATGGCCAAGACCTTCTAGCTAATTTTACAAGTATAATAAATCTTTGTTTCTCAACTTTCTTTTAGTGTCAAAATGTGCTCAAAGTGTATTTCCACTCTTTCCATtatacaagaaaaataaaataaaacaacgtCGCAATCATTATCAGTCAGTACTCTACTACTACTGTTTGCTTTGAGCAGACTTATCATCCCATTAAGGATTTTTTGTATCCTTTTCTCAAATCCCTTTATCGCAAATGAGTATCCTAACGCTTGCGTGGGGTCCTTCCCCAGTATCATGAACCCCAGCTCTCCAACCAATGGCTGTAGCTATTTTTTGAAGTTGGTCCATCAAAGACAGTGAGTCCCTTATGTAAACCCTTCCTCCAGGTCTCAGCATCCTGTCCATCTCCACCATTATGTTTGTTATGTTGCACCTATGTTCCACACCAAGTACACAGCTCATTACTCCAATCAAGTTTATGACCCATTCAGCGCGCGCGCACACACACACAGAAACAAAAAGTTATTACCTCTTCTTCTCGTTAGACAAGAGAAATGCAGCATGTATTAAGTCATAGGTTCTTGGGTACGTGTCAAATGGCTCACACCTAGAGAGAAACCAAAGTGCAAAGAGCTTAGATGTGATCTTTTGACAAGTAAAAGAGTGTATATAGAGATCTATACCAGTCATGCATAGTCCCTACAAGCCCACGGTCGTAGATAACTGGCAAGGTGTTGAATCCACTTGTGGGAACAACGTTCATAACCCAACAGTCAAGTCCTAGATCGTTTAATGCTGCTGCAAACCTTCAAGTATCAAAGTAATCTTACGTCAGACCAATGTTCAAAGAAATCGCTAAGCAGTAGTTAGGCGCTTTATAGGTAATTATTGATTAGGCAGACGTCTAAACCGATTAGTAAAAACAGAAACATGTGTGGTTTGATGATTACCCTCCAAAGCCAGCTTTCATGTCAAGAACATTCCTTAACTTAAACTCGTTCCAACGAAAAACCCGCACATAGCTCTCTACTGTTTCAAACCAAAACCTAGACTCTGCCTTCATAATCTCCTTCCGTGATATATAAGCATCCATTTGAATGCTCTGCAGTCTCTCCGGAGGATCATGAAGACGTGCAGGCCATGTGGAGACATTAGCCCCGTAGCCAGTTTCAGGTAATCTCGTGGTGCACGGTTTCATATCCACATACCTGAAAACAAGAAACCACAAAGCTCAAGGAGAGTTGCAAGAAATATACAATACTAGTGGCAATGAGACTAATGTACCAAACATCATCAGGATCATCATCAGGTCTGCACAAAGGAGGCTTTGCTCCAGCTTCACGGTTGTTATAGCAGCTATTGTTTAGAGGCTTCCTCCACACAGCTATATAGCCTTCTTTCTTGATAAGCTCCCAACAGATTCGGTTTGTAAGATCCACCATTTCTGAAACAACACTCTTTTATTAGTCAAGTCTCCATAGCAACACAATGTTCTAAAAAAAATCGGTATAATAGGCGACTAGGTGGCAAATCAGATATAAACAAAACGATTTTTGTAGATCGATTTAAAAAATTGGTATAGGCGCTCAAAAAGTCTAGGCGCCGGACTAATCAATAATCTCTTATAAAACGCCTAACTGATTTCTTAAACATTGAGCAgatataatttctttttcttcCAACTAATATACAAACCTTTCCACTGCTCTTGTAAGTTATCCTCATGTTTGTAAACAGGTTGTGCAGCCCAAACAAAGTACCCTCCTGCTCTAAGCATTCTATTAGCTTCAAGAAGAAGTATCCCATCTGTGTAATTCAATTCAAACAACAAGCTTTTTAGACACATAAAAACATTATAGGATAAGCAAAAAACCAAAGTAGTGAGAGATTAACCATCTCTGGTCCAATTGATTCTGCATCTGGAACAATGGATCATCTCAAAAGCCTGGCTTGGATACAACAACCTCCGTGTAGCAAAGACAGCCACCATTGCAGGGACACCGCGCTCCAACGCAAACTGTATCTGATTCTCATGGACATCTTTCGGTGCTACAGACAAAGTTGTCGTGTTACGCTGCATCAAGAAGGCACCAAAGCTCGCCACGCCGCAGCCAATGTCCAATGCAACACGAGTGCGTACACCAAATGTAATCCCGGGAACCAtctacaaaattttcaaatctcAACAGAGAAAGCTGATGAGGTGATAATGAAAAAGGCAGAGGGGGTTGAATGAAACCTGAGAGATCTGGTCTAAGTACTGATCAGCTCCATGGATGAACTGAGTTCCACCTCCAGGGAAAACAAACTTGTCTTTCTCTTGTCTTATCCAGTTTTGACCTCCTTTGTCTTCCACTAAGCGTGTATGAGGCACATTGTTGAACCATATCTAACAGTAGAAACACACATCAGTCAATAAAATTAGAAACTTTACACTGAAACTCATATGGGTCAGACAAGCCATGTCTGAAGCAATGTTCTATAAATCCGTGGCAGTCTAAATGATTTTCCAGAACGATTTCTTAAATAATCGGTCAAAAGTGCCCGTCTAAACCATAATCCTCTATAAGGGTCTAACCACCACCTAgcaatttataaaatatttaaataggtCAGACAAGCTAAGTAGGAActatgttctaaaaatcggtttaaATAGCGCCTAAAAATCGGTCTAAATAGCTCGGCAAATCGGGTTTAAATGAAATGATTTTTCTCTAAGGCATCCGCCTAACCAATAATCCTCTATAAGGCGCCTAACCACAGCCTAGCGATTTCTAGAACATTGGTCGGAAGAGGAAGGTGCTTTATGTAACTACATCACCTTGTCTCTGCTCTGTGGCCATGGGATTGGCTTCTTATACCCATCTGGCGGCGGAATCAGGCAGCCAAGTCTCTCCTTAGGACAATGCCTCTCGTAGTTCTCTCCTCTGTCGGTACTATTCAACCTCTTGATCTCTTCTTCGTTGTCTAAACATGGAATGTGATCCGTCTTCCTCTTGTCACACACACTAAACTTCTCAATCCGAAACTCGACTTTTGAGTCTCCGGTTACTTCCGACGAGGAGGAGGAGTTTCCGGTCTTGATCTCATCGACGGCGCCGGGATCGAACCCTCCGATCTCGAAGGTGTCCGACATGGCGCCGTTCTCGTCGATGATTCCCGTCCGGACCACCGTCGGTGGGAGAGGCGGAGGGGAGATCTTGAGATGAGGGCGCGGCGGAGGAGATGGGGACACGGCGGAGACGGTGGTTGCGTTGGTTTGAACAGCTTCCGGGGAGGAGATGAGAGATGGGTAAGAGAAGGAATCAGAGAAGTGGTTGAAGAGGAAGATGGTTGTGATCGAGATGAACGCAAAGGCGATGACTTTGACCAATCTCGGCGTCTTCACTGCGTCTAATCCGACGTCGGAGAGTTTCATCGTCACGGTGACGAAAGCAGAGCACTTTGGCGACGGATCGAgcagaaaaaaaacagagtttttAACGGAGTTAATGATCAGATAACGGCGACGGAGGAATAAGGTGGAGGTTGAGACACGTGGGAGATGTGGGAGTGAGTGAAGGTACGGAACTCGAGGACTACTCGCATGAAGACAATGGAAACAGAACAGAAACAGAAGGAAGAAACAATAGTTTAAAGCGTGTTATATAATAATGATGACCTAATTACAATCTGCAAGAAACCTTATTGCTTTTTCtaactaattttattattttattttactaaaaacGAGTTATTTAAATTAGACTTGTATCTGGTTTTAGATTAATATTGTTAAAGAATCACATTTCTTTCTTTAATTGTATAGTTGAGAGAGAGGATGATGTGATCTTCTTTTGACTTGCTGACTTTAGAGATTTGGTATATACCCACATGCTCACACTCACGTGCCTTTCAATGGTGCATTAGTCCCAACAAAAGTATGTACCAAATTGGTAATCTATGTTTATTAGGaatcaaataataaatagtaactaacaaaaaaaattatgatattgtTTTCATAATATGTTTGAGATACTACCACTAAATACCACTAAGTCTGGTAACCATTAAAAGAATATgaagaataaaaaagaaagaaataaaagaaaaaaaaaactattcctTAAATGTAAAGGGATGTAAAAGAATTATAGTTAACAAATATTACTTGTAAATgctgtaaattataaaaaaatgttaaggAATTCACTATTGTTACTCATTCCCTTGATCACCATTTAGAGCATATATATAATTGATGTTGATagactttagtttttttttttaataaatcatgttttctaaattttaaatttttaaaattttggttttgtctaagctattctaaaaataattttaaagatttttcctATCAACAAAACTAGCGTGTATCTAGTTTAGATGGTGGAATGGAAGTGactaaaccaataaaaattatatgactAAATCTAGGCAATTACTAAATGGAAAAAGGATTGAGTATAATGTTGATGACCAATTGAGATGTTTTATTTCGACTAGTGTCCAATTAAGCAGTTCTGACTATTACTAGTGATACTTTATTTTATTACATCTCCACCATGTGTCTTACAATtatacttttgattttttttctgttcCAACTCCAAGCATGTTGAGTTTACTTTGGTTTGACTTTGCAGATTCAAATGTGTTCATCGGTGTCATTATGATGATCAAACAGCTTTGAAAACATTGTGCGCATTTTCAAAACAAGTTTGGAGATAACTTTTCTGTTTCTTGGATTATGtgtcttttgattttaagatgTCATGAAATTCTATGGTGCAACCCAATCTCACATTTAAGGTTCTTGTATGTTGAACATTATTATGCCAACAATGTTATATTGGTGTTTGTATTGCATCTTTACTATGTCAGTCACATTGAAGATTAGAACAGAGAAAATGTCAGAACCTTTTTATTTCTAAAGAGGatgcataacaaaaaaaaaaaaattggcttTGCTTGCAAGGATTTTTCTCTTTGATTTTATTATACAACTACTATAAGAAGTATCCCAAAAAGATGAAAATTGTGAAACACACCCCTCAACAAATTGAAATCTACAATCACAACCCTTGAACGTGGAAGAATGAAGGCTAAAAAGAACTCCCACAAAGCCACCACCACCGaccattttatatatacaaacacACACAACAATAGTTTCAGTCAAGGGAGTTTCTGCCTTTGAGATAATCCTCAACAGAGAAGCCTTGGTCAAAGCTTCCCATGGAGAGAGAGTCATCTTCAACATCAAGAAGCGCTACTTTAAGGTGTGACTGCAAGTCAGATCTTTGACATTCCTCATCCTTGAGCATCTCTGATTCATCTGAGGAGCTACTCACTTGTTGCATTGCCCATTTGAGCGTGTCTTCATCGCCTTTGAGTAGCTTTAAGACCTGCATTATTCCACATTCGTTAAGACAACTACATAGAGCTACGATTATGATAGATAAAATAAATGACTTACTATGCTCATTTTTGGTCTAGCTTGAGGACTACGTCGGATACAAAGAGTAGCAGCTAACGCCATCCTCTGCATCTGGTCACCATTGTTGTTATCCTTCAAACTAGAGTCTAGTAGCTGAGAATACTTCCCATCGTCTAGAATTGGTTTAGCCTGTTCATGACCATACACAagagaatattaaaaaaaattggttttaaaTGAGTCTAAAAGAGAGTGAAGCAAACACATACCCACAAGACAAGACTCTCTTGTCCCTTTGGACATCCACTGCTAATAGGTTTCCTTCCAGAAAGCAGCTCAAGCAGAACAACACCAAATGCATACACATCTATCTTATCATTCACCTTCCCATACATGAAGTACTCAGGAGCCAAGTAGCTACaacaatgattaaaaaaaaacaagattaacacaaaaaaaaaaacattttcaagaactttcataaataaaaacatcataatACCCAAAGGTTCCAGCCACATCTGAGCAGACAATGTGAGTTGTAGATATAGACGCCCACCTCGCCAGCCCAAAATCAGAAACCTGGTAACAAGAATCAGTATTATGCACTCTTCATGTTTGatgataaatgaaaaaaacaatagAGTTTGTAGTTTACCTGTGGCTCATAATCATTAGATAAGAGTATGTTTGATGACTTAACATCTCTGTGAATGACAGGTTGTGAAGCAGTGTTATGCAGATAGTCTAATGCCTCTGCTACTCCCACAGCTACTTTAAACCTCTGGCTCCAACCAAACGCAAGAGGATCTTTCTTGTCTCCTATTAATTAAACCAAACATTTGTTTAGATTCCATGATCATAACAATAGAATCTCTAGAGTTGGTTAAGGGCTTTACCGTGAAGATTCTCTTCTAGGCTTCCTCTTGAGAGATAATTATATACAAGTAACAAGTTGTTGTCTTCAAAGCAAAAGCCCATAAGGGAGATAACGTTCTTATGGGGTAACGATGTGATAATCTCGATCTCAGCCACGAAATCATTCAAGATATCTTCGGTTTGTTTGAGGATCTTCACAGCTACTTCTCTTCCGTTGGATAAACAGCCTCTAAAAACTCGGCTGCTGCCTCCTATACCGATGAAATTATCTGAAACACCACAATGCTTTTTCTTAGTTACATAGCAAAGTTTCAAGAAGTCATATGGTTAAAAGGAGAGAAGAACAAACCAGTGGAGAAGTTTGAGGTTGCTGAAACAAGCTCCTTGTATTTGAAGACCTGACAAGCTGATGAGAACCTCTCATAGAGTCCCTCTAGCTCCTTAGGTGGCTTTCTTGGACTATTGTCAGGAGAAGACTTCTTGGTGGTGATAGAGTCATAACCAATCTGCTTACTGCTCCTCGGAGGAAGCTTCAAAGGCCTATGAGATGTAACTGGTTGTGCTGCCGAAGTAAAAGCTCGGCGAAGCAAAGGCCAACCTGGTATAGCTTCAGGCTGTTTCCTAGCCAGTTTAGCTGTAGAACCTTTCTCAGACACAGTCTCCTTTGCTTTGAGAcacttatcatcatcatcttcactcCTATCCGAAGCTCTAGCAGTTGTATCATTTATAGAACCACAAACCGAACAACTCTCAGAACGAGCAGCAGCCACTAAGGCTTGCTTCAAACTCTGACCACAAGATTCATCTTCCTTGGAGACCTCCTCTGAATGGCTAACGACTTTGGAAGTGGTAGTTAATGTAACCGATCTCTGAAGCACATTCAACAAGTTGTTCTTCCTTACATCTTCCTCACCTGTAACACACAACTCAACCCACTCAAACGAtaccaaaacaagaaaaaggCTGAAACTTTATCAAGAAAAAAGGTCAAACAAACAAACCTTGAGGATGGTTAACGGACCCTTCTCTCTGGAACACGATCTTACCGTTGTTAACAGCAAGAACCCAACGATCCTTTGGAAGCTTCTTAGCTAAGTACTTAGCAACAGAAGCTGATGAACGAATCGCGTGATGAGTTTTAGAGATTCCAACTAAAACTTTGGACGCAGAGAACGATTTGGATTCTCTAGCTATCATCTTGCGAGGTGAGTCGCCACGACACAGCTTCAGCTTCAGATCCACCTATTAAAAAGACACAACTTTTCAACATCTTGAGATTGAAAAAGGTTCAGACTTTGATTAAACGAAAGCTTACCTGTTTTAGATTGCAGAAGCCTTCGTAAACGTCGAGAACAGAGTCGAAAGTCTTCACCAATGAGAGAAGCGAAGAGTTTTCAACAATCtctacacacacacaaacaaaaagatcgaaactttttttttttattacagaaCATAAAAAAGATCAAAGCTTTATTGTTTTGAAACAGAACACAAAGAGAGAGTGTGTACCGTTGCTGAGAATGTGAAGAGCGATGACGGTATCACCAGGCTCGGCGACTTTAACGAGAGCCCAAGTGAGTAGCTCTCTGCTCGGTGCGTCTAGCTTCACGCCGACGAGAATCGTACGGCCAGCTAATCGTGATTCTTCCTCGACGACGGAGCTATGTTTCTCTATCATCCTCTGAGTTGTTGTTTCAAAGGTTGCCTTTTTTGGATGACGTTAAGAGACAAAAGGACATCGTTGATGattgtgttatatatataatcccGAAACAGAGACAAGATCGTATCGtgaacaaaaggaaaaaaagacaagatcgtatctctctctctctttctctttctctgttGTCTTGTAGTTGCAGAGAGGGTTAAGTTTTAACCGCAGGTTTGGTTTTGCTTTTGATGCTCTCTTCAGCAGCAGCCatttgttatttaatttatatttttagaaatgaTTTCTTAAACCCGACTAGGTAACTACTTTATTTTTACTCAACTTtctaaaaatcttttttttatttaattttttttttgacatagtCTCATCGTGTGCATCCAATCATAATGACATAAACGAAATgtttatataatcatatatatgctGACTCTATTTATGAAAACTCCAGCAAAATAGTTATctcatttgaaaattttattgaatgatgtatatatactaaaaatcaTACAATCATGCAAGTATAATCTAATGAACAATAACAGAAAAAGCAAAACGAATCCAATCTTTAAATGACGGGATAATAAAAAGAGTCGGTGTTAATAGAAAGGAAATATATGTTTTGACTTATTTACTTATCCTTTTAGTTAAATGGAAACGAAAAAAATAGGTAACTTCACAAACGATATCTAaacttcaaataaaatataaacttcaTAATGTGGCAGTAATTTTTTAgtgaaattattatatttatcttcTTATCCGGAGTTGGGATcgtattttcagataacaaccaTATATTCTTTCTACCAATTGTATATGATCAATTTGGATATATTGACATGATATAttccttttcagttttattttttaataattaatatgcAGATCATCGGGTCATAAAGTAACCATATAGAGATGTGTATATATGTTGCCTATTAACCttaattgtttctttttttatcaacaatCTTTATTTTCAAGAGAACGAATCCTTTTGTAAATAACATACTGTGGCATTATTAACATACAATCTtaaaataccaaaataaaaactattgCAATTAATGCAAAATTACAAACTATTATTACTGCACCATGGTTACAAACTATTGCAATTAATGCAAAATATTTCTACAGGATTGGTCGGTGAACATGTCCGGTACGAAGAACAAAAACCACACCCATGTCATGTGACTCTTCCAACAACCGTATAACTTACAAGTGTCGATCTCTCGACTATTAATAATAATCACGTCATCATACCTTAAGACGTTTCCTACCATGCTTACCGGTTGCACCAGGCAACGTACGTACACAACATTAATTACGTAATTAGATATATACGACGGCGGCGTTTATAGTATTAGTAACGTCACTTACACGCCGTTCCTCATGCCCGAAGAAGAAGGTTAGTTATTATGGTGGTGGAGAAAAAAAGATGGAGGGAGAAGTAGTAACAGAATACCTGCCGTTTTAGAAGCAATAAACGACACGCCAACTAAATCCGAAAGGCATGCATCAGCGTCTATACCTCATGATGAATCATTGAGTCATTGacccttttttttcttctatctcCATCTCACTCTTTTCTTACATTTTCTCAAGACAAAAACTGCAATCATATTAAAAGATTATTGCCAAAGGGTATCTTTAGTTGTTATGATTTA belongs to Brassica rapa cultivar Chiifu-401-42 chromosome A07, CAAS_Brap_v3.01, whole genome shotgun sequence and includes:
- the LOC103832179 gene encoding probable methyltransferase PMT10 — its product is MKLSDVGLDAVKTPRLVKVIAFAFISITTIFLFNHFSDSFSYPSLISSPEAVQTNATTVSAVSPSPPPRPHLKISPPPLPPTVVRTGIIDENGAMSDTFEIGGFDPGAVDEIKTGNSSSSSEVTGDSKVEFRIEKFSVCDKRKTDHIPCLDNEEEIKRLNSTDRGENYERHCPKERLGCLIPPPDGYKKPIPWPQSRDKIWFNNVPHTRLVEDKGGQNWIRQEKDKFVFPGGGTQFIHGADQYLDQISQMVPGITFGVRTRVALDIGCGVASFGAFLMQRNTTTLSVAPKDVHENQIQFALERGVPAMVAVFATRRLLYPSQAFEMIHCSRCRINWTRDDGILLLEANRMLRAGGYFVWAAQPVYKHEDNLQEQWKEMVDLTNRICWELIKKEGYIAVWRKPLNNSCYNNREAGAKPPLCRPDDDPDDVWYVDMKPCTTRLPETGYGANVSTWPARLHDPPERLQSIQMDAYISRKEIMKAESRFWFETVESYVRVFRWNEFKLRNVLDMKAGFGGFAAALNDLGLDCWVMNVVPTSGFNTLPVIYDRGLVGTMHDWCEPFDTYPRTYDLIHAAFLLSNEKKRCNITNIMVEMDRMLRPGGRVYIRDSLSLMDQLQKIATAIGWRAGVHDTGEGPHASVRILICDKGI
- the LOC103832180 gene encoding receptor-like cytosolic serine/threonine-protein kinase RBK2; the encoded protein is MIEKHSSVVEEESRLAGRTILVGVKLDAPSRELLTWALVKVAEPGDTVIALHILSNEIVENSSLLSLVKTFDSVLDVYEGFCNLKQVDLKLKLCRGDSPRKMIARESKSFSASKVLVGISKTHHAIRSSASVAKYLAKKLPKDRWVLAVNNGKIVFQREGSVNHPQGEEDVRKNNLLNVLQRSVTLTTTSKVVSHSEEVSKEDESCGQSLKQALVAAARSESCSVCGSINDTTARASDRSEDDDDKCLKAKETVSEKGSTAKLARKQPEAIPGWPLLRRAFTSAAQPVTSHRPLKLPPRSSKQIGYDSITTKKSSPDNSPRKPPKELEGLYERFSSACQVFKYKELVSATSNFSTDNFIGIGGSSRVFRGCLSNGREVAVKILKQTEDILNDFVAEIEIITSLPHKNVISLMGFCFEDNNLLLVYNYLSRGSLEENLHGDKKDPLAFGWSQRFKVAVGVAEALDYLHNTASQPVIHRDVKSSNILLSNDYEPQVSDFGLARWASISTTHIVCSDVAGTFGYLAPEYFMYGKVNDKIDVYAFGVVLLELLSGRKPISSGCPKGQESLVLWAKPILDDGKYSQLLDSSLKDNNNGDQMQRMALAATLCIRRSPQARPKMSIVLKLLKGDEDTLKWAMQQVSSSSDESEMLKDEECQRSDLQSHLKVALLDVEDDSLSMGSFDQGFSVEDYLKGRNSLD